A stretch of DNA from bacterium:
ATCCGGCTTCGGCCCCCCAAGCCTCCAACCACCACTTTTCAGGTGGTCGGGAAGAGACCTGTTCGTCATCCGCAACCAGATATAAAAAAACGGGGCCACGATCGAAACCGCGGCCCAGTTTTTTTATATGGTCGGGGCGAGAGGATTTGAACCTCCGACCACCTGAACCCCATTCAGGTGCGCTACCAGACTGCGCTACGCCCCGTAATAAGACTGGGAAACTTACCAACCATGGGCCACTAAGTCAAGATTTCAAGCAACCCCATGGCTGATAAGTTTCAGGGTCCGCGATTCCACTCGAGACACGGGGCGCGGAGACGCGGAGTTCGTATTTTATTCCAGCATTTCCGGGATTGCTTCGGCGCACCTTCGGCCTCGCGATGACAACCGGCCGGCAAGAAAAAAGGGGCCATACGGACCCAAGAACGATTTGCTTGAAACTGAAAACCGTGAACTGTAAACCGTAAACTTAACTTGGAAGAGACGCGTCAGCGTCCTGTTCCAAGGTACCCTTTCACCGCATCGACGATGATCTTCAACCCCTGCTTCTTCTCGTAGAACTCGTCGAAGCCGGCCTTGCGGGCATCTTCCTGGCTGACGACCTTGCCTGACATGCCGATCACCCTCAGGTTGGCCAGCTTGTCATCCTGGCGCAGTTTCCTGACCATGGCGAACCCGTCGATACCGGGCATATAGATGTCGAGGACCAGGAGGTCCGGCTTGAGCCGCCCGATCTGCATGAGCGCCTCGAACCCGTTGTTGAATGTATAAACCTCGTAATCGACTGAAAGGGCGTCATCCATGGCCCTGCGGATGAGTTCGTCGTCGTCCACCACGTACACGAGCCCCATGGGGCCCTGGAGTTCCTCGGGCACTGACAGGCCGCGGTTCTTGATGAGACGAACAACCTCGCGCCTCGGAACGCGGTAGTGGCCCCCCACTGTCTGGAAAGCCACCACGTTCTTGCTCTTGATCCAGTTCTTGATGGTATTATGATGGACTCCCAGCAGCGCCCCGACATCGTTGGGGGTGTAGTTCTGCTTGACCTTGATTTTAGGATTCATGAGTTGTCACCTCACGGTTAAGTCTGACAATAGTCACAATATTCACAACGAATATACCAGATTTTACAGAGTTGTCAATTTAGGAATTACGGTTGTCAGGTTTGGAGGAATGAGGATTTAGGATTGAGGAAAGAGGTTTGCGAATTGAGAATTGGTGTGGATTTACATTGGACTTTGGATTCCAGGCGCTATCGCACCTGGAGTTACATGTTTTGGGTTGTGGATATTTCGTCGCTCAGGTTTCACGGTTCACGATTCACTTCTCTTCAGACGTTCCCCGTGATCATCCTCAAGGCCCGCTCGAGGTCGTCGATGGCCACCTGGATCTTCTTGCGGTCCACGCCGCCCCCCGTGAAGAGGTCCATCTGTCCACGCGCCTTTTCCTCGCTGCGCATCTCGCGCATACG
This window harbors:
- a CDS encoding response regulator, which encodes MNPKIKVKQNYTPNDVGALLGVHHNTIKNWIKSKNVVAFQTVGGHYRVPRREVVRLIKNRGLSVPEELQGPMGLVYVVDDDELIRRAMDDALSVDYEVYTFNNGFEALMQIGRLKPDLLVLDIYMPGIDGFAMVRKLRQDDKLANLRVIGMSGKVVSQEDARKAGFDEFYEKKQGLKIIVDAVKGYLGTGR